Proteins found in one Oryza glaberrima chromosome 4, OglaRS2, whole genome shotgun sequence genomic segment:
- the LOC127771264 gene encoding protein LAX PANICLE 2 → MVPARSLAHPHPHLVRRRRDHAAAAHGATARCDDDDDGVVTPRGPTRYMAQEPINHHQHQHDPPKQPPPREADDDDHRIQEREPLPPPTTTTRNQRLQLQLGGDGHHNHHHHHHQEVAGTSGSSSGGSSSNNGGGGTRDWLRLATGPASPGASAGSDHDLFPSTTTTAPAPQPPTPTPTPRHHHHDVLVLPGMPPPGSFLRPGPAMPGIPQASIPTHMPRAAPPWLPPWSPVAAPPPLLPFPHQHRAFYAAAPTTTPPASSGFDAIRVVLPPSAVAAAAGVWFVLQAAPLQGREPFLPQIPRSYLRIKDGRVTVRLLTKYLVNKLGLEDESEVEITCRGRQLLPILTLQHVRDSIWCRRDAVSPSAAPDIPTADHHQHIMVLQYGRRP, encoded by the exons ATGGTCCCGGCTCGGAGCCTGGcgcacccgcacccgcacctcgtccgccgccgccgcgaccacgccgccgccgcgcatggCGCCACCGCCCgttgcgacgacgacgacgacggcgtcgtgaCGCCGCGGGGGCCGACGAGATACATGGCGCAGGAGCCCATCaaccaccaccagcaccagcacgACCCGCCCAAGCAGCCCCCGCCGCgggaggccgacgacgacgaccaccggaTTCAGGAGagggagccgctgccgccgccgacgacgacgacgcggaacCAGCGGCTCCAGCTGCAGCTGGGCGGAGACGGAcaccacaaccaccaccaccaccaccaccaggagGTCGCCGGGacgagcggcagcagcagcggcgggagcagcagcaacaacggaggcggcggcaccagGGACTGGctccgcctcgccaccggcCCGGCGTCGCCGGGGGCCTCCGCCGGCTCCGACCACGACCTCTTCCCGTCCACCACCACGACGGCGcccgcgccgcagccgccgacgccgacgccgacgccgcgccaccaccaccacgacgtgCTGGTGCTCCCGGGCATGCCGCCGCCGGGATCCTTCCTCCGCCCCGGCCCCGCCATGCCCGGCATTCCGCAGGCGTCGATACCCACGCAcatgccgcgcgccgccccgcccTGGCTGCCACCGTGGAGCCccgtggccgcgccgccgccgctcctcccgttCCCCCACCAACACCGCGCGTTCTAcgccgcggcgccgacgacgacgccgcccgcctcctcggGCTTCGACGCGATCAGGGTCGTCctcccgccgtccgccgtcgccgccgccgccggcgtctggTTCGTGCTCCAGGCCGCGCCGCTCCA AGGGAGGGAGCCATTCTTGCCTCAGATTCCAAGGAGCTACCTACGGATCAA GGATGGGAGGGTGACAGTAAGGTTGCTGACCAAGTACCTGGTTAACAAGCTTGGATTGGAAGATGAATCAGAG GTGGAGATAACATGCAGAGGGAGACAGCTCCTCCCGATCCTGACATTGCAGCATGTCCGTGACAGCATCTGGTGCCGGAGAGACGCCgtgtcgccgtcggccgcgccggACATACCAACCGCTGACCACCACCAGCACATCATGGTTTTGCAGTATGGCAGAAGGCCCTAG
- the LOC127769337 gene encoding serine carboxypeptidase-like 45 has translation MRGAIAAAVCAVLLLLVGGNGGGWSAMAAATMEEDRIVALPGQPNVSFAQYSGYVTVDAARRRELFYYFAEAELDPATKPLVLWLNGGPGCSSVGVGAFSENGPFRPSGNVLVRNEYSWNKEANMLYLESPAGVGFSYSTDPSFYGGVGDSRTARDNLRFLQGWFAKFPQYKGRDLYITGESYAGHYVPQLAQRMVEFNKKEKLFNLKGIALGNPVLEFATDFNSRAEFFWSHGLISDSTYHSFTTVCNYSRYVSEYYHGSLSSACDTVMTQVARETSRFVDKYDVTLDVCVSSVLMQSKSLAPQRGSRELDVCVEDETMGYLNRKDVQEAMHARLEGGVPKWTVCSSVLEYKQLDLQIPTINIVGGLVKSGVPVLVYSGDQDSVIPLTGSRTVVQRLAGRLRLGTTAAGYRVWFEGRQVGGWTQSFGGGALSFATVRGASHEAPFSQPERSLVLFAAFLAGRPLPDSFQ, from the exons atgAGAGGCGCCATTGCTGCGGCGGTGTgcgccgtgctgctgctgctggtcggcggcaatggcggcgggtggtcggcaatggcggcggccaccatggaggaggacagGATCGTGGCGCTGCCTGGGCAGCCGAACGTGAGCTTCGCGCAGTACTCCGGCTACGTCACGGTGGACGCCGCCAGGAGGCGGGAGCTCTTCTACTACTTCGCCGAGGCCGAGCTGGATCCGGCCACCAAGCCCCTCGTCCTCTGGCTCAATGGag GGCCTGGCTGTTCATCAGTGGGAGTGGGAGCATTCTCAGAGAATGGGCCATTCAGGCCTAGTGGCAATGTGCTGGTGAGGAATGAGTATAGCTGGAACAAAG AGGCCAACATGCTGTATTTGGAGAGCCCTGCAGGAGTGGGCTTCTCCTACTCCACTGACCCTTCCTTCTATGGTGGTGTTGGTGATAGCAGGACAG CTAGGGACAACTTGAGATTCTTGCAAGGCTGGTTTGCCAAGTTTCCGCAGTACAAGGGCAGGGACCTGTACATTACAGGAGAGAGCTATGCTG GCCACTATGTTCCGCAATTAGCGCAGCGCATGGTCGAATTCAACAAGAAGGAGAAGCTGTTCAATCTGAAAGGCATTGCT CTGGGCAACCCGGTCCTCGAGTTCGCCACCGACTTCAACTCGAGGGCCGAGTTCTTCTGGTCGCACGGCCTCATCTCCGACTCGACCTACCACTCCTTCACGACGGTGTGCAACTACTCGCGCTATGTGAGCGAGTACTACCATGGCTCGCTTAGCTCGGCCTGTGACACTGTGATGACCCAGGTGGCCAGGGAGACTAGCCGGTTTGTCGACAAGTACGACGTCACCCTGGACGTTTGCGTCTCGTCGGTCTTGATGCAATCCAAATCCCTCGCCCCTCAG CGAGGGAGCAGGGAGCTGGACGTGTGCGTGGAGGACGAGACGATGGGGTACCTGAACCGGAAGGACGTGCAGGAGGCGATGCACGCCCGCCTCGAAGGCGGCGTGCCCAAGTGGACGGTCTGCAGCAG TGTTCTGGAGTACAAGCAGCTGGACCTGCAGATCCCGACCATCAACATCGTCGGCGGCCTCGTCAAGTCGGGCGTCCCGGTGCTGGTGTACAGCGGCGACCAGGACTCGGTGATCCCGCTGACGGGGAGCAGGACGGTGGTGCAGCGGCTGGCGGGGCGGCTGCGGctggggacgacggcggcggggtacAGGGTGTGGTTCGAAGGGCGGCAGGTGGGCGGGTGGACGCAGtcgttcggcggcggcgcgctgtcgTTCGCCACGGTGAGGGGGGCGTCGCACGAGGCCCCCTTCTCCCAGCCCGAGCGCTCGCTCGTCCTCttcgccgccttcctcgccggccgccccctTCCCGACTCCTTCCAGTGA